The sequence GGTGACGCGTACGCTGCCGGCCTTCCGCGGTCCCGAGCCCTGGAGGGCCCACAGCAGGGAGGACTTCCCGGAGCCGTTGCGGCCCATCAGTGCCGTGATCTCACCGGCGCGCAGGTCGAGGCCGGCCTCGCGGACGGCGGGGACGCCGTGGTAGGCGACGGTGACCCCACGTGCGGTCAGCAGGGCGGGGGCGCCGGCGGGCGGGGCCGGGCGGACGGGGGCGGGCTCGGCCGCGCCGAGCCGGGTGCGCAGCGGGGTGGCGGCGCGGCGGGCGTCGCGCACGGACAGCGGCAGCGGGTCCCAGCCGGCGGTGCGGGCCAGGTCCACGATGGGCGGGGCGATGGACGACGTGCGCAGGATGTCGCCGGGGGCGCCGTGGACGGCGCGGCCGTCGCCGGGCAGGTGGATGACCCGGTCGGCGTACTGGACGACGCGTTCGAGGCGGTGCTCGGCCATGAGGACGGTGACGCCGAGGTCGTGGACGAGGCGGGTGACGGCGGCGAGGACCTCGTCGGCGGCGGTGGGGTCCAGGGCGGAGGTGGGTTCGTCCAGGACGAGGACGCGGGGGTGCGCGGTGAGGACGGAGCCGATCGCCACCCGCTGCTGCTGGCCGCCGGACAGTTCGTGCAGGGCTCGGTGGCGCAGGTCGGCGAGGCCCAGCAGGTCGAGGGTCTCCTCCACACGTTTGCGCATGACGGCGGGCGGGGTCGCCAACTGCTCCATCGCGTAGGCGAGTTCTTCCTCGACGGTGTCGGTGACGAATCCGTCGAGCGGGTCCTGTCCGACCACACCGACCACATCGGCGAGTTCCCGGGGAGGGTGGTGGGCGGTGTCCCGGCCGTCGACGGTGACGCGGCCGTGCAGGGTGCCGCCGGTGAAGTGGGGCACCAGTCCGTTGACGGCTCCCAGGAGTGTGGACTTGCCGACTCCGGTGTGGCCGACGACGAGGCAGAGCTCGCCCTCCTCGATGGTGAGGTCGACCTCGCGCAGGGCGGGTTCGGCCGTGTCCTCGTATCTGACGGTGACCTGGTCGAAGGTGATCACGTGGTTCCGGCTTTCTCGGCGCGCGGCCGGGGAACGGCCGGGCGGGGCCCGGCCGGTGGTGGTGCGAGGACCCCGGCCGTCCCGGCGAGCAGGATCGCGCAGGCCGGCACCAGCGGCAGGGTGGGCCAGCTGAGGGGGTAGATGGAGGGGTTGAGCTCGGCGGCGTCGTAGCCCATGTTGCTGAACAGCAGCACGGCGGCGAGCGTCCCGGCCCCGGCGACGGCCCACTCGGGCAGCCGCCAGGGGTCGGGCCGGTAGGTGGTGCGCGAGACCCGGCGCCCGCCGATGCGCAGACCGGCCACGCACAGCACGGCCCCCGCCGCCATGGCCGGAAGGCCGAGGAAGCGGGGCGCGGTCGCGTCGAGGAGCCCGTAGGCCCCGGCGCACAGCCCGCACATGCCGAGGAGCATGAGGGTGGCGGTGACGCGCCGGGAGCGGCGGGTCGCGGTGCCGGCGCGGCCGTATCCCCGGGAGTCCATGCCGGCGGCCAGGCGCAGGGAGCGTTCGAGGGCGTCCTCCAGGACGGGGACGACGATGCCGCGCAGGGCCTTCAGCCCCTTGTTGCGGCCGGCGCGGAGCCGGCGGGCGCGGGCGACGCGCTGGACGCTCTGGACGAGTTGGGGGGCGACGCTGATGGCGACGGTGACGGCGACGCCGAGTTCGTGCAGGGCTCCGGGCAGGACGCGCAGGGCCCGTTTGGGGTTGGCGAGGGTGTTGGCGGCGCCGATGCAGCACAGCATGCAGGCGAGCCGCAGCCCGTCGGTGGCGGCCGACAGCAGCGCTTCGAGCGAGACCGGGCCGCCGAGCCGGATGCCGGCGTACCAGTCGGGGGTCGGGATGTGCGGGAGCGCGAAGAGGAAGTGGTCGTGCGGGGTGATGCCGGTGGCGAACACGGCCCGGAACAGGACCCGGATCGCGACGACGGTGCCGGCGAGACAGAGGTAGTACGTGAAGCCGCGCGCCCAGGGGGCCTCGGTGCGGCGCGCGGTGACGACGTAGCCGAGGACCGCGAGGACGAGGAGGAGCAGCAGCGGGTTGTTGGTGCGGCTGACCGCCGTGGCCAGGGCGAGCGCCCAGATCCACCAGGCGACCGGATGCAGGGTCCTGGGCAGGCGCCGGCCGCCGGTGTCCGGCAGGTTGCCGGAGACCGGTGTGGCCGCCTCGCGGGCCGTGTGGGTCACCCGGGTCACTCCGTGCGGCGGCGGCGCCTGGCCGCGTACACGGCCGCCCCGCCGACGAGCAGGATCAGCGCGCCGCCGGCCACCACCGGCAGGACGGAGCCGGCGTCCGTCCTGGCGTCGCTCGCGGGTGCCGCGTCGACCACCCGGGTCCCGGTCTCCGACGCGCTCGGCGACGGGCTGGGCGTCCCGGTCGCCGAGGGGCTCGGTGACGCGGACCGCGACGGGGCGGGCGAGATCTCCGGGGAGGCGGACGCGGTCGTGGAGGGCGGGGACTTCCGGGTCGCGGTCGCCTTCGGACCGGTGTGGGTGCCGGGGGGCAGCTCCGGGGCCTGCTCGGTCGACTCGGGCTTGCCCGCGTCACCCCGCGCCTCGGTGTTGTGGGCGCGCAGCTGGTCCGGGGTGATGGTGGGGCGGCCCTCGGTGCCGCCGATGTCCGTGCCGCCGAAGATCCACAGGTCGACACTGCCCGGCTTCGGCCGGTAGAGCATCGCGCCGAGCTGGCTGTACTCCCAGGTGCTCGCCCCCGGGTCGGCGTGCCAGTACGACCAGTAGGCGGAGGCGGGCGGGGTCAGGACGCAGTCGTCCTGCTGGGGCGTGGGGTACTGCTTGCCGCCCTGGTGGCCGCTGTAGCCGATCCGGCAGATGAAGGCCGGGCCGTCGTGTCCGGTGCCGGTGGTGCGCCAGCCGCCCTGGTTGAGCAGTTCGTACCCGGTCGTCGGGGTGGTTCCGCAGGAGCGGTAGACGGGCCCGCCCCAGTGGCTGAAGTCGACCGCGAGCACGGCCCCGGACGTGGTGGTGCACCGGCCCATGGGCTGCGGGTCCGCCGCCGCCGACGGCGCGTTGGCCGTCAGCGCGGCGGTCCCGAGCAGGAGTGCGGTCACCGCCCGTACGGCCCTGCGCCCTGGGGTGGTCGTCATATCCCGTCCCCCACCGCTGCCCTGCGGCGGGCGATCACGACGACCCGCCATCCGGCGGCGACGAGCAGGGCCGCCATGCCGGCGAGGGCGCCGGCGCGCACCCCGGTCGAGGCCAGTGCGCCCCCGCCGGAGCCACCCCCGTCGGTGTCGACGATGCCGCCGGTGCCCCCGGTCGAGTCGTCGGGGGTGACGATCTGCGGGGTGGAGGGGCTGGGGGTGGGCTGGGGTGTGGTGCCGTCCAGGCTGCGTTCCAGCGTGCCGAAGGAGATGCCGGTCGCCCCGCCGACGGCCTGGGCGGAGGCCCGCAGGTTTGATTCGCGCCGGCCTTCCTTGGCGACGTTGAAGCCGCCGTCGCTGTTCTGCTGGCCCGCCAGGAACTTCTGGGCCCTGGTGATCCGGGAGGCGTAGCGCTCCTCGTCCAGCGAGAGCCCCTGGATGGCGAGGGCGGCCGAGTTGACCGAGTTGCCGGCCGCGCCGGGGAAGCCGCCGTCGGACAGCTGCTGGTCCGCGAGCCAGGCCAGCGCCTTGGCGACGGCCTTCTCGGCCTTCTCGCCGCCGACGAGGTCCAGGGCCATGGCGGCGATGGCGGTCGAGTCGACGTCCGAGTCCCCGGTGGCGGGGATCAGGCTGGGCCATGCCCCGCTGTCGTGCTGGAGGCTTTCCAGGTACGTGATCGGTTCCCGGGCCGCCGTCTCCTCGCCGGCCCGCACCTGGGCCATGACCGCCAGTGCCTGGGAGAAGACGGAGGGGGCGTAGGTGTAGGCGCCCTTGGCGGCGCAGCTGCGGTCCGGGGCCGGGGTGGCCTTCTCGCACACGGCGGCGTTCAGTCCGGCGATGAGGTCCTGTCCGCCGAATGCGCGGGGGTCGCGGCCCACGGCCTCGGCGAGGAGGGCTGCCTTGCCCATGGAGCCGCCGAGCGCGTACGTGGTGCCGGTCCCGGTCCAGTCCTCCAGGGTCTTGCCGTCGCCGTCCTTGCCGCCCTTGTCGAGGAAGTCGACGATGCCGCGCAGCTTGTCGTTGTCCAGGCCGGTGGCGGCGAGCGCGTAGGCGCCGTCGATGGTGAGGCCGAAGTCCGCGCGCGGGGATTCCGGGCCGGCCGGGTAGTACTGGCCCTGCCTCAGGTTGGCGGCGCTGGTGAGGTAGGCGACGCCCTTCTTCAGATCGGGGCCTTCGCCCGCGGGGCGGGTCGGCTCCGTGGTGGGCGGTCCGGTCGTGGGCGGCCGGGTGGTGGGGGGCTCGGTGGCCGGCGGGTCGGTCGGGCCGGGCCGCTTCGTCGTGAGGCGGGCGAGATCGGTGCCCGCCCCGGCCAGGACCGCGGGGCCCGTCGGATAGAGGGCCGGGGCGGTGGCGTCCTCCTCGAACCCGAAGCCGCCGCCGTCCAGTTGCTCCCGGGAGAGCCAGGAGACCGCGGCGTCGGCGTACGCGGGGGCGTCGAGCGCGCGCAGCGCCTGTGCGGCGAACCCGGTGGCGTGGAGGCTGCCGGTGGTGGACCCGGTGTAGCCGGGGAACGCCCCGTCCTCGCGCTGTGTCTTCTTGAGGTACGCCACCGCCCGGGTGACCGCCGCGTCCTGGCCGCCCGCCT comes from Streptomyces sp. Mut1 and encodes:
- a CDS encoding CbiQ family ECF transporter T component, translating into MTHTAREAATPVSGNLPDTGGRRLPRTLHPVAWWIWALALATAVSRTNNPLLLLLVLAVLGYVVTARRTEAPWARGFTYYLCLAGTVVAIRVLFRAVFATGITPHDHFLFALPHIPTPDWYAGIRLGGPVSLEALLSAATDGLRLACMLCCIGAANTLANPKRALRVLPGALHELGVAVTVAISVAPQLVQSVQRVARARRLRAGRNKGLKALRGIVVPVLEDALERSLRLAAGMDSRGYGRAGTATRRSRRVTATLMLLGMCGLCAGAYGLLDATAPRFLGLPAMAAGAVLCVAGLRIGGRRVSRTTYRPDPWRLPEWAVAGAGTLAAVLLFSNMGYDAAELNPSIYPLSWPTLPLVPACAILLAGTAGVLAPPPAGPRPAVPRPRAEKAGTT
- a CDS encoding ABC transporter ATP-binding protein encodes the protein MITFDQVTVRYEDTAEPALREVDLTIEEGELCLVVGHTGVGKSTLLGAVNGLVPHFTGGTLHGRVTVDGRDTAHHPPRELADVVGVVGQDPLDGFVTDTVEEELAYAMEQLATPPAVMRKRVEETLDLLGLADLRHRALHELSGGQQQRVAIGSVLTAHPRVLVLDEPTSALDPTAADEVLAAVTRLVHDLGVTVLMAEHRLERVVQYADRVIHLPGDGRAVHGAPGDILRTSSIAPPIVDLARTAGWDPLPLSVRDARRAATPLRTRLGAAEPAPVRPAPPAGAPALLTARGVTVAYHGVPAVREAGLDLRAGEITALMGRNGSGKSSLLWALQGSGPRKAGSVRVTSDGTARDPHTLPAAEARRLVGLVPQTPADLLYLESVGQELGQADSESADGDTSPRARRILDRLVPGIAGTTHPRDLSEGQKLALVLAIQLAATPRVLLLDEPTRGLDYRAKAELTRIVAALAAEGRSVVISTHDVEFVARTADRVVVMAEGDIVADGPTREVIVASPVFAPQTAKILAPLPFLTVDQVTAALDASEDGDRT
- a CDS encoding prenyltransferase/squalene oxidase repeat-containing protein; translation: MGTAQRRDRHKGASALLALISAAFLLLAMCVTLVTVGPAAAAGPVGDCTATEGAVVAVDFGPFGGKVERGCDTTPTTGYELLHDAGFTTEGTQHDGPAFICRIGLGSGTQYPTTEREACVLTPPATAYWSYWTASPGTNTWTYSQYGAMSRKLKDGDVDAWVFGGTDVGGSTGKPAFTPDDVRAGGSTGTPGPGSTPTAPAGEVDLAAAAAWVSGVLEDGERVVDEGAGTPDYLLTTEAAYALVAADPEHADIAKVTAFLAAHTDDYAYPSGKDGAPDPAAAARLALLAEATDTDPEDFGGHDLTAALTGSVCAAGPEAGSPAPGCTAKGDFRNAGYADGQALAVLALVRAGATPPADAVARLAQLQCEDGGITSILIRPGEYCDGDPATTGLAALALHEAGGQDAAVTRAVAYLKKTQREDGAFPGYTGSTTGSLHATGFAAQALRALDAPAYADAAVSWLSREQLDGGGFGFEEDATAPALYPTGPAVLAGAGTDLARLTTKRPGPTDPPATEPPTTRPPTTGPPTTEPTRPAGEGPDLKKGVAYLTSAANLRQGQYYPAGPESPRADFGLTIDGAYALAATGLDNDKLRGIVDFLDKGGKDGDGKTLEDWTGTGTTYALGGSMGKAALLAEAVGRDPRAFGGQDLIAGLNAAVCEKATPAPDRSCAAKGAYTYAPSVFSQALAVMAQVRAGEETAAREPITYLESLQHDSGAWPSLIPATGDSDVDSTAIAAMALDLVGGEKAEKAVAKALAWLADQQLSDGGFPGAAGNSVNSAALAIQGLSLDEERYASRITRAQKFLAGQQNSDGGFNVAKEGRRESNLRASAQAVGGATGISFGTLERSLDGTTPQPTPSPSTPQIVTPDDSTGGTGGIVDTDGGGSGGGALASTGVRAGALAGMAALLVAAGWRVVVIARRRAAVGDGI